A single window of Falco peregrinus isolate bFalPer1 chromosome 11, bFalPer1.pri, whole genome shotgun sequence DNA harbors:
- the ZNF318 gene encoding zinc finger protein 318 isoform X1 — MYRSSSGRSGPSSSSSHRLKEGSSSGSRASRSGTSGPGPGRGRPPPPPPAAGAAAAASPPRSASPRPPPRRHRSPSGHRGASRRSPSPHRSRRLPSPPGGPGPGGPRGRRGSEHGDGSSSRRRSPSLRSESSVEQSLRITVGNDRYCIGTPERRRLPDRLGSPIDNLSDRDDMADGPIFTRGLSCPRGLERYPLHEDQPSSPFIMRHDEDYRNRDVFLHRSDYSLHYGRREELPRGSDRDGDKLRKSSYPSRPEERGREIKRPRYEKDEKMHGVSGEHQGFSSGTRNYRRRSRSHSRSPSPSYLNEEFRELDRARRKREEEERSRNLNHDVSGSGYVIPGLTNTLQTSEPRYTYRPEEIPSMPKKSILKKRVEMEVESPVQPEGFSSSPAPSKDLPLLSSHSSLPQSNDTAPFASEVENFLKRFNKDSVVESANKELHDGLYEWSPLSGAPKDAFTFEEKFGSFLSHKEKVEPKSEPADRHTDFLLPHERASQDGSGFSRILGMMADSVSAQEKRRRSFPDIEDEEKFLYGDEDEDTKTESLTIQKPPVSCGNEIISQKVSPPPSPAPAVKLDPLEEPNAEYAKIHDLLKTIGLDIGVAEIGKLAVRTQERLHGKKLASRSPDRRSSDPRRLDPWDLRRSRSDTRSPESGQQRSASPPVSFQQSKDASSLQKSEYTKSKPVGQDIPPCAPEQPLPSVSLIPSVPPAPASLPPTPTSVSQYQIPNYSQFTATQMPQNYPPPTMAPPGYDAYGHYMAYAAPGWTMYPTAQQPNPTLPEAHGLLTMAMSANPTRPNLRVIETVSMGKDVPDLKRDGSVLVHVPTTPAHSKVPLRLSSNPFKNTTEKMSDEKNRAAQKQKVIEEREKLKNEREARQKKLYYLKTELDRLRKQQGEMLRKKRREKDGHKDPLLVEVNRLQENIMKEISELHKESDAADKKQSELDKVAQILGINIFEKPRKPSVETKDSLEKNSKSENAKGLEKTSSSNKESKTANEKSRGRSPKPAESSSQSSKHPFQLANIYEYYDAGNHWCKDCNTICGTMFDFFTHMHNKKHRQTLDPYNRPWASKTQSETKQDSIKRIDKITVPAKGSEFLIPITGYYCQLCHEFFGDQISAEQHVKSHPHNEKYKKYIDENPLYEERRNLDRQAGLAVVLETERRRQSELKRKLVEKQKEEKDEKKPKIIKKEETKSIPELGEGTSETQSKIDSSGRKMGIKLKLKKEEKKEEKKEEKKEESKKESPSQTSFGKFSWKKTEREDKTPGGAIAKEESTEGNKEENKCQSGKPHVKPIEIKLSGKTVIPHTSPWTPVVSTSTPAKILPNLPVPTMIFRKSTTATVSKPAPLNTFLSIKSSGATTKPLPVVKETNADLLLPPDIISKAFGGEEVILKGAEEDLKGAEKSESSQTSDIPPPPPPPPAVQQAAVIPADEVAPGVSESEQTMLAMPVRPPPPPPPSTAFSEQAKKVEKRNSCLATANAKDLYDIFYSSGGKGSADSKLACSALPNGENSTLTKPADLSANPRMNNSSSSLKEDSQNVATELSHIHSAERSSELEKTDIQETFILHTEMSPDIENGIQKEIGQKFQTSLSTGIWTKLKEDSSQGNNQVTGSWLLGENQAEMNKKPLQPQLLEVSEMSVTELPETKTASGIQIPAEIELVDIGGRERVGSQEFCDLQKSEVQEEAGQEDANITVVTNTNVTGTLEKGAEMKDWEVKAVKPELSLHPKTLLPETQNEMKHLGNSHSVEENLSDKCRTQSETGSPDLICDSQNSSKEKALAAGMTEQNSIDASLKDLKLKNVALELSQPGVLGEVPRISETQNKISELTRSSGDTSRTSNGESQVITAHSCSESGWDLSNTPNVEIKTGSNEVSASELTEVWPDTCLTNTEARSSILEAPEKGHAVLENQTQRQEVAWLVNACTANMVELRSSVELVVEVEKKSLGHTGSDATLDNVFIKREAKEVGTGGFSRARSDLVQESVAALSADFHREHLSEAAVHSPETKHEVVRTSAANNFHLNTTHSGLNTEQSESLSANICMDNKKVPSTSEDVKHSETPSHKAELGFKSTDFSSGDSKVKHECFSILTAELLNENTEEVSKLGTVASMQLESSKLKKMGIGKTVEEAEITDFAALTSGSQEDKFCTRISRTATTQLGFQPSNSDTTEVVMPVLEMQGISPVSEILLQAEESKGGAVEMLSLSCDGGSTESQASGCMETFLPGLNEIQGKEGGSGGKGACTIQSKKTEQTETADSSLEATTNSGIAESLAESPVG; from the exons ATGTACCGCTCCAGCAGCGGCCGCTCCGGCCCCTCGTCCTCGTCTTCGCACCGGCTGAAGGAGGGCAGCTCGTCGGGGTCCCGCGCTTCCCGCTCCGGCACATCGGGGCCGGGGCCAGGCCGCGGCCggcctcccccgccgccgcccgccgccggcgccgccgccgccgcctcgccgcCGCGCTCTGCTTCGCCCCgtcccccgccgcgccgccacCGTTCCCCGTCGGGCCACCGCGGTGCGTCCCGCCGATCGCCGTCGCCGCACCGCAGCAGAAGGTTGCCATCGCCGCCGGGAGGACCGGGGCccggggggccgcggggccgccggggcAGCGAGCACggagatggcagcagcagccgg AGACGTTCACCGAGTCTCCGCTCTGAGTCTTCAGTGGAACAGAGTTTGCGGATTACTGTTGGTAATGACCGGTATTGCATTGGCACACCAGAGCGAAGGAGGCTGCCTGATAGACTGGGCTCACCAATTGATAACCTGAGTGACAG GGATGATATGGCTGATGGTCCAATATTCACCAGAGGCCTCTCATGTCCTCGAGGCCTTGAGAGATACCCGTTGCATGAAGATCAACCTTCAAGTCCCTTCATCATGAGACATGACGAAGACTACCGCAACCGAGATGTTTTCCTTCATCGTTCAGATTATAGTCTGCATTATGGTCGTCGAGAAGAGCTGCCTCGTGGATCTGACAGAGATGGTGACAAACTCAGGAAATCCTCCTACCCCTCGAGGCCAGAAGAGAGGGGACGAGAAATAAAGCGTCCACGGTATGAAAAGGATGAGAAGATGCATGGTGTGAGTGGAGAGCATCAGGGTTTCTCATCAGGAACACGAAACTACCGCAGACGAAGCCGCAGCCACAGTCGAAGCCCGAGCCCATCATACCTGAATGAAGAATTCCGAGAGCTTGACCGtgcaaggaggaaaagagaagaagaggAGCGTAGTAGAAACTTGAATCATGATGTTTCAGGCAGTGGTTATGTGATCCCTGGCTTGACTAACACACTACAGACTTCTGAGCCTCGGTATACTTACAGGCCTGAGGAAATCCCATCCATGCCCAAAAAATCTATTCTGAAGAAACGAGTGGAGATGGAAGTAGAGTCTCCTGTTCAG ccTGAGGGCTTTTCAAGCAGTCCAGCTCCCAGCAAGgatcttcctcttctttctaGTCATTCATCTTTGCCCCAGAGCAACGACACAGCTCCTTTTGCCTCTGAAGTGGAGAACTTTCTTAAACGGTTTAACAAAGACTCTGTTGTGGAGTCTGCAAACAAGGAGTTGCATGACGGTTTATATGAGTGGAGCCCACTTTCTGGGGCTCCCAAAGATGCTTTCACATTTGAAGAGAAGTTTGGAAGCTTCTTAAGTCACAAGGAAAAGGTAGAACCCAAGTCAGAGCCTGCTGATCGCCATACTGACTTCCTGCTGCCTCATGAGAGGGCCAGTCAGGATGGCAGCGGTTTCTCCCGAATTCTGGGCATGATGGCTGATTCTGTCAGTGCTCAGGAGAAGAGGCGGCGTAGTTTCCCTGACATTGAGGATGAAGAGAAATTTCTTTATGGTGATGAGGATGAAGACACCAAAACTGAATCTCTCACCATTCAGAAGCCCCCAGTGAGTTGTGGCAACGAGATAATAAGCCAGAAAGTGAGcccacctccttctcctgctccagctgtcAAGCTGGATCCGTTAGAAGAGCCTAATGCTGAGTATGCGAAGATCCACGACTTACTCAAAACCATTGGGCTTGACATTGGTGTTGCTGAAATTGGAAAACTGGCTGTTCGTACCCAGGAACGCCTTCATGGCAAAAAGTTGGCATCTCGTTCTCCTGATCGTCGCTCTTCAGATCCTCGCAGACTGGACCCTTGGGACTTGCGTCGCAGTCGGAGCGACACCCGATCTCCAGAGTCAGGCCAGCAGCGCTCAGCATCACCTCCGGTCTCTTTCCAGCAGTCTAAAGATGCATCCTCTCTTCAGAAATCAGAATATACTAAGAGCAAGCCAGTGGGACAGGATATACCTCCATGTGCACCAGAACAGCCCCTTCCTTCTGTGTCTCTCATTCCCTCAGTTCCACCAGCTCCTGCTAGTTTGCCACCTACACCTACTTCTGTTTCCCAATACCAAATTCCCAACTATTCCCAGTTTACTGCCACTCAAATGCCCCAAAACTATCCACCTCCCACAATGGCTCCTCCAGGGTATGATGCATATGGGCACTATATGGCATATGCAGCCCCTGGCTGGACCATGTaccccacagcccagcagcctaATCCTACACTGCCAGAAGCTCATGGTCTTCTTACTATGGCCATGTCAGCGAACCCCACGCGTCCCAACCTCCGGGTGATTGAGACAGTGTCTATGGGAAAGGATGTCCCTGATTTAAAAAGAGATGGTTCTGTGCTTGTTCATGTCCCTACCACTCCTGCTCATTCCAAAGTGCCCCTTCGTCTGTCTTCAAACCCTTTcaaaaataccacagaaaaGATGTCGGATGAAAAAAATCGAGCAGCTCAGAAGCAGAAG GTGatagaagagagagaaaaactgaagaatgaGCGAGAAGCACGGCAGAAGAAGCTTTACTATCTCAAGACTGAATTGGACAGGCTTCGTAAACAGCAAG GAGAGATGTTGAGGAAAAAACGTCGTGAGAAGGATGGACACAAAGACCCCTTGTTGGTTGAGGTGAACAGACTACAAGAGAATATTATGAAGGAGATTTCAGAGCTGCATAAAGAATCTGATGCCGCTGACAAGAAGCAGTCTGAGCTTGACAAAGTAGCACAAATCCTGGGGATTAACATATTTGAAAAACCGCGAAAACCATCTGTGGAAACCAAAGATTCCTTGGAAAAGAACAGCAagtcagaaaatgcaaaaggtcTGGAGAAAACATCTTCCTCCAACAAG GAATCAAAAACTGCTAATGAAAAATCCAGAGGTAGAAGCCCGAAGCCAGCAGAATCCTCTTCACAGTCCTCCAAACATCCTTTCCAGTTGGCCAATATTTATGAATATTATGATGCAGGGAACCACTGGTGCAAAGACTGCAATACCATCTGCGGGACCATGTTTGACTTTTTCACACACATGCATAATAAGAAACACAGACAG ACCCTGGATCCTTACAACAGACCTTGGGCTTCGAAGACCCAGAGTGAGACCAAACAAGACTCCATAAAACGCATCGATAAGATAACTGTTCCTGCCAAAG GCTCTGAGTTTCTCATTCCCATCACTGGATATTATTGCCAGCTCTGTCATGAATTTTTTGGAGATCAAatctcagcagagcagcatgtGAAAAGTCATCCCCACAATGAGAAATATAAG aaatacaTAGATGAAAACCCACTTTATGAAGAGAGGAGAAATCTAGACCGTCAAGCTGGTTTGGCTGTAGTTCTGGAAACGGAGCGCAGGCGGCAGAGTGAACTGAAACGGAAACTAgttgagaaacagaaagaagagaaggatgagaagaaaccaaaaataataaagaaagaggaaacaaagagCATACCAGAGCTTGGAGAAGGGACTAGTGAAACTCAAAGCAAAATAGACTCTTCTGGGCGAAAAATGGGTATCAAGCTTaagctgaagaaagaagagaagaaggaggagaaaaaagaagaaaagaaagaagaatctAAAAAGGAATCACCAAGCCAGACTTCCTTTGGGaaattcagctggaaaaagacTGAGAGAGAGGATAAAACCCCAGGAGGAGCTATTGCAAAGGAAGAGAgtacagaaggaaacaaagaggAGAACAAGTGTCAGTCTGGGAAACCCCATGTCAAGCCCATTGAAATCAAACTGTCTGGGAAAACTGTTATTCCACACACTAGCCCATGGACACCAGTTGTTTCCACATCAACACCAGCAAAAATTCTACCCAATCTCCCAGTCCCCACAATGATTTTCAGGAAGTCTACTACTGCAACAGTTAGCAAACCAGCACCTTTGAACACCTTTTTATCCATAAAATCCTCTGGTGCTACCACCAAACCACTGCCTGTGGTAAAAGAAACCAATGCAGATCTTCTTCTGCCTCCGGATATCATCTCAAAAGCTTTTGGAGGAGAAGAGGTAATTTTAAAAGGGGCAGAGGAAGATTtgaaaggagcagagaaaagTGAGTCTTCTCAGACTTCTGATATACCACCTCCACCCCCTCCTCCACCAGCAGTCCAGCAGGCAGCTGTCATCCCTGCAGATGAAGTAGCTCCAGGTGTGTCTGAAAGTGAACAGACAATGCTGGCAATGCCTGTGAGaccccctccaccaccaccaccttcaaCTGCTTTCAGTGAACAGGCAAAAAAGGTAGAGAAACGAAACTCTTGCTTGGCCACAGCCAATGCTAAAGATCTCTATGATATTTTCTACAGTAGTGGTGGAAAGGGTTCGGCTGACAGCAAGCTTGCATGTTCTGCACTTCCAAATGGAGAAAACTCTACCCTAACAAAACCTGCAGACTTATCTGCAAATCCTAGAATGAATAACAGCTCATCCTCCTTGAAAGAGGATTCTCAAAATGTAGCTACTGAACTTAGCCACATCCACTCAGCTGAAAGAAGCTCAGAACTGGAGAAAACTGATATTCAGGAGACTTTCATACTTCATACTGAGATGAGCCCTGACATTGAAAATGgtattcagaaagaaataggTCAAAAATTTCAGACTTCTCTTTCAACAGGTATTTGGACTAAATTGAAAGAAGATTCCTCACAGGGTAATAATCAGGTAACAGGGAGTTGGCTTCTTGGTGAGAATCAGGCTGAAATGAACAAGAAACCACTTCAGCCTCAGCTACTGGAAGTGTCAGAAATGTCGGTCACAGAACTGCCAGAAACAAAAACTGCTTCTGGTATCCAGATACCTGCAGAAATTGAACTTGTGGATATAGGAGGTAGAGAGCGGGTAGGCAGTCAGGAATTCTGTGATCTACAGAAAAGTGAGGTCCAAGAGGAAGCTGGACAGGAAGATGCAAATATAACTGTGGTTACTAACACAAATGTTACCGGTACCTTGGAGAAAGGTGCAGAGATGAAAGACTGGGAAGTAAAAGCGGTAAAGCCTGAGCTTAGCTTACACCCAAAGACTTTATTACCTGAAACacagaatgaaatgaaacatttgggAAATTCCCATTCCGTAGAGGAAAACTTAAGTGATAAGTGTAGAACTCAGTCAGAAACTGGTAGTCCAGACTTGATCTGTGATTCTCAAAacagttcaaaagaaaaagctttagcAGCAGGAATGACGGAGCAGAATTCTATTGATGCCTccttaaaagatttaaaactgaaaaacgTAGCTTTGGAACTGTCTCAACCAGGAGTCCTTGGTGAAGTTCCCCGTATTTCAGAAACCCAGAATAAGATTTCAGAATTGACAAGAAGTTCTGGGGACACTTCCAGAACTAGTAATGGAGAAAGCCAGGTCATCACAGCCCATTCTTGTTCTGAAAGTGGTTGGGATCTATCAAATACTCcaaatgtagaaataaagacTGGTTCTAATGAAGTTAGTGCTTCAGAATTGACAGAGGTATGGCCAGACACGTGTCTCACCAACACAGAAGCTAGAAGTAGCATATTAGAAGCTCCAGAAAAAGGCCATGCAGTAttagaaaaccaaacccaaaggCAGGAAGTTGCATGGTTAGTCAATGCCTGCACTGCAAACATGGTTGAACTCAGATCCAGTGTAGAATTAGTAGTTGAAGttgaaaaaaagtcattaggACACACTGGATCTGATGCAACATTAGATAATGTTTTTATCAAGAGAGAAGCAAAAGAAGTAGGGACTGGAGGCTTTTCAAGGGCTCGCTCCGATCTTGTCCAAGAGTCAGTAGCTGCTTTATCAGCAGACTTCCATAGGGAGCATCTCTCAGAAGCAGCTGTCCATTCCCCAGAAACAAAGCATGAGGTCGTAAGAACCTCTGCAGCCAATAACTTTCATCTGAATACCACTCACTCAGGCTTGAACACTGAGCAATCTGAAAGTCTCTCTGCAAATATTTGTATGGATAACAAGAAAGTTCCTTCAACATCAGAAGATGTGAAACACAGTGAGACTCCCTCCCACAAAGCTGAGCTCGGGTTCAAAAGCACTGATTTCAGTTCGGGAGACAGTAAGGTGAAACATGAATGCTTCAGCATCCTTACAGCAGAACTTTTAAATGAGAATACAGAAGAAGTCTCAAAACTAGGAACTGTTGCATCCATGCAGCTGGAGTCCAGTAAACTTAAGAAGATGGGCATTGGAAAAAcagtggaggaagcagagattACTGATTTTGCTGCATTAACTTCTGGTAGTCAGGAAGATAAATTTTGCACGCGGATTTCTCGAACGGCTACGACGCAGCTTGGATTTCAGCCCTCAAATAGTGACACTACAGAAGTGGTCATGCCAGTTCTAGAAATGCAGGGCATTTCTCCCGTGTCTGAGATCCTTCTGCAAGCGGAGGAGAGCAAAGGTGGTGCTGTTGAAATGCTGTCATTGAGTTGTGACGGAGGCAGCACAGAAAGTCAGGCTTCTGGGTGCATGGAAACTTTCCTTCCTGGGCTCAATGAAATACAGGGAAAGGAGGGTGGCTCAGGAGGCAAGGGAGCATGCACCATCCAGAGCAAGAAGACTGAGCAAACAGAAACTGCTGACAGTAGTTTGGAAGCTACAACAAATTCAGGAATCGCTGAAAGCTTAGCAGAAAGCCCAGTGGGTTGA